In Deltaproteobacteria bacterium, the genomic stretch CACGATGGCATCATCCACCAGGATTGCGATGGAAAAAATGAGGGCGAAGAGAGTGACGCGGTTGAGAGTATAGCCATAGAGGTAAAAGACAGCGAGTGATAGGGAGAGAGTCACTGGTATGGCAATGGCAACTACACCAGACTCGCGCCGTCCCAGACTGAACCAGATGAGCAGGCTAACCGAGAATATGGCAATGAACATGTGCTCAAGGAGTTCATTTGACTTTTCCTGTGCTGTTTCTCCATAATTCCGGGTGACGGTCACTTTGATGTTGTCTGGAATCAATGTGCCTCGACTTTCCTCGATCTTTTTCAGTACTTGCTCGGCCAGGGTAACTGCATTGGTGCCTTTGCGCTTGGCAATGGTGAGTGTCACCGCAGGATAAAGGCCCAGCCTGGTTTGACTGGCATGGGCCTCCTTTCTTGCTGCCGGTCCAAAACCAAGGAAGACATACTGGTCCGGCTCGGCAGCCCCGTCCACCAGGTCGGCAACGTCGCGCAGATACACGGGTCTGTTGTCGTACACTCCGACGACGACCCGGCCCACATCGTCCAGATTGCGCAGAAAGCCGCCGGTGTGAATTTTGATTTCTCCCTTCACAGATGGAAAGCTGCCGAGGTCCGCCTCCTGGTCAGCGGCGGCCAGCATGGCTGCCACCCTGTCGGCGTGCAGATGGAAGGCTGCCAGGCGGGCTGGATCCAACTGCACTTTGACCTGCCGGCGTTGCCCGCCTATGACGCTGGTGAGAGAGACATTGTCCAGCCGCTTCACCACATCTTCAACCTCTACTGCCACCCGCCGCAGGGTATAGTGGTCCACATCCTCACCCCAGAAGGTCAATGTCAGTACTGGAACGTCGTCGATGTAGCGCGGCTTGACCAGAGGCGGCGACACTCCGTGCGGAATACGATCAAAATTGGCCAACAGCTTCGACTGCAGTCTGACAATGGCTTCCTCCTCGTCCTGCCCCACGTAAAAACGGACTATTACCAGGGACGAGGAAGGGCTCGAAGTGGAATAGATGTATTCGACCCCGGGAATTTCCCAGAGCAGCTTCTCCATGGGCTTGGTTGCCCGCTCTTCAACCTCTTTGGCGCTGGCTCCTGGCATGCGGACGAAGACATCGATCATGGGCACGATAATCTGCGGATCCTCCTCCCGCGGGAGCATATAGACGGCAGCCAATCCCAGGAAGATTGAAGCAACAATGATGAGAGGCGTCAGCTTGGAATCGATGAACAGCTGGGCTATTCTACCTGCGGGTCCAGGCTCTTGTTTCATGAGGCTTCCTCCACCCTGGCGCCGTCAACCAGCGAAGGAATCACCTCGACCACGTAACGTTCGCCTTGCTGCAGCCCGCTGAGCACTTCCACAACCTCCGGGTAGACTCTGCCCAGTCGCAGCAAACGAAAGTGGACTACATTGTCGCCATCCACCAGGTAGATGCCAGTGAGCTGACCCTGGCGAATTATGGCTGATCTGGGTACCCGGATCTGCAGCTGCTGGCCCAGAGGAATATTGACCCGGGCAAACATGCCCGATCTGAGAGCTGCCCCGGGTGGCAGGGCAACCTTGATCAAAAAAGAGCGGCTGTCAGGATCTGCTGCAGGTACTATAGTGCTGACCGTACCTGCCAGGCCCGTGAGACTTAAAGCAGGAATGGCTGCTGAGACCATCTGCCCCAGGTGCACCTGCTCGATATATCTTTCGGGCACTACCAGATCCAGATGGTAGCCATGGGTAGTTTCCAGAGTTAGCAGGGTTCGGCCGGGGATGGCGAGATCGCCTTCATCCACGAATTTGCCGGTGATGATGCCGTCATGGGGCGCCTTGATCAGGGTGTAATTCAGCCTCACTCGCGCCGCCGCCACTGCGGCGCGGGCCTGTCTGACTCTTGAGGCGGCAGCAGACGCCATGGCTTCTGCCCGTTCACGGGCGGCCCTGGCTTCCAGGTAGCGGGCTTCCACTTCGTCGAATTCCTGGGCGCTGACTGATTCTTCCTGTTTGAGTGACTGGTAGCGGTGGTAGGTGGCAGCAGCCAGCTGCGCAGTGGACCTGGCCTGGTCGCGGGCTGAGAAGGCCGCCCTGAGTGCCTGTTCTGCCTCACTCAATGTTGCTCTTACCTCTCGCAGCTGGGCTCTGGCCTGCCGTT encodes the following:
- a CDS encoding efflux RND transporter periplasmic adaptor subunit, with translation MKLKPQYHFIFALLLLGCGCSDKIEPGTAEVQHPLVTGVQIATVRLESQPVIYNAVGTVRAGITSSLAAEVMGTVKAVEVREGDQVKAGGILIRLDQRQARAQLREVRATLSEAEQALRAAFSARDQARSTAQLAAATYHRYQSLKQEESVSAQEFDEVEARYLEARAARERAEAMASAAASRVRQARAAVAAARVRLNYTLIKAPHDGIITGKFVDEGDLAIPGRTLLTLETTHGYHLDLVVPERYIEQVHLGQMVSAAIPALSLTGLAGTVSTIVPAADPDSRSFLIKVALPPGAALRSGMFARVNIPLGQQLQIRVPRSAIIRQGQLTGIYLVDGDNVVHFRLLRLGRVYPEVVEVLSGLQQGERYVVEVIPSLVDGARVEEAS